The sequence below is a genomic window from Liolophura sinensis isolate JHLJ2023 chromosome 2, CUHK_Ljap_v2, whole genome shotgun sequence.
AATCTAATTACAGATTCATAACATTGCCATGGTGACACCAGGAAACAGCACGAATTTATTATAAGACTCGGATTATCTACTTACTCGCCAGGCTTCGGCTAGCCAGTCGCCACATTAGTTTGGGGAATGTAATTTCTGTGTGGCGAAGGCAAATTGTGTCCCTTCGCCACAGTGGCTAAAGcaatggatgcctttcaacttcacttgtttaggtttaaagttcgtaaatttaatcaaatttaatgttggatccagaatcaagaaagcatgtttgacttcagtgtgaaagaacttggttatgaaaagAACAAAGTTTTTACAGAGCATTTAAAATCGAAAATGTATGCCCTGAGGCAGGTGACGAGAATTGGACCCGTGACAATTCAATTAGTTCATATTATGCGGGCCGGGAATTACTTCCCATTtactttcaagaaaaaaattctaaaaacagGGCTTGTTACcaacaacaaacaactttttaatgatgtccTGGGGTATCTATGATACAGTGTGATGATCAGATGCGCATGTCATCTGGGATGGCAAAGTTCtgcacatatcagtaaatacaagccatccttaAACTGAATTTTTGGGTCAGGTACGTGTTGTGGTGTGCACGTGGGGTGGAGGGTCAACCGTGGAAACCAAGGCCCTTAAAACTGTATGAgaatcaaaatattcaacaatgaggtgcccttcaccggtggttccaccccctgcccttctgaggccagattaggccctgCCTCCTATGATGTTGAAATAGAATTTTGTCTGGGCGTGAAACAAAGGTTTAGATTTGTGTGGCCCAAGAAAAGTACAATCATTGAAGACCTTTACTTCCTTAAAAAAGATCACAATACACTAAAACTAATtaaatgatgacaaaaaaataaaggacTCGGTTTAGTGTCAGCAGCATAGCACATCAGTGATGCAGCAATATAAACATGTCACCATGGAGATCATCTTGAAGTGAGGAGACACATGATTTGATAATAATATTGTGTCCAGCTTGTGATGCacccgattccacaaagccatctctgacttaagtcaaaatttaaatctgtTCTCAATGCCTAGTTTTTGGTATCGGGAAGTTGAAAATTGGGTGCATTTGTGATAAAATAATATTGATGAAGTGGACAACATTTTGATTTCTAAAGCCTAAAAATAACctttaagattgtatttcaaattttggcttTCATCAGAAatgaccttgttacatgtatgtttgtggtaTTGGCCTCGAGGATCCCACTGGCCCTAGAATAAGAAAGAACttgaattattttgaaacattgtggAAAGTTTATTGTGTGTTATATATTGgatttttcaatcatatttatgttaagttttaagtacatgtataaataagcTACCGGAAGCCTATCCATTGATCTGTGGGCATATGAAAGTTTGATTCAAACATCTTATAAAAGGGCGTGAAAAGTGATGATACAAATAATCCTTTGTATCCTTTCATATGAAGTTTGCTGTACTTAAGTCTGTTCCCTCCACCTTTATGGCTAATGCTAAAGGAAATGTTTGCTTTTCGTAGACTCTCAGTGTATGGTGGACATGGGCAAGTGTACCATGGTGTACAAAACAGCCACGGCTCAACGGTTTGGCAACGTCAACGGTCTCGTCGAACTTTGTTCGTAAGTGTTGGTATGCAGACTGAAGTAAATGTTAAGGTttatatccttttttttttttttttttcaatttgattgttgttcagtgccatactcaagaactttccACTTGCACATTGGCAGTCAGTTTTCAGGGCGTAGGAAGCCAGAGCGCtctgaaataaaccaccaacctttggtaagcTACTGATGGCCTTCCCCATGTGTGAAGTGAAAAAGGATTTTTGAAGTGTAATATCAAGTCTTCACAAAAGCCATTCTGTACAGCTTTACCTGTTGACAAGAGGACAGGCTTGTAGCTGTAATGTTAAAACATACGGGTAGTGGATATTTCAGTTCATTTTAACACGGGCttagtgagtgtgtgagtgagtgcttggggtttaaggttgtacttaacaatttttcagtcataggaatccttagagtgcatgtaatgtgcctccttgttgcaggacggatttccactgctcttttatctagtggtgcttcactaagatgacttaccaaaggcaagtaagccgccccgccggagccattatgctgataagGATCAACaattcgttgcactatccccttcatgctgaacgccaagggagaagttacaacatcctcttttaaagtcttaggtgtgactcgacccaggattgatcctggatctactgctacCGAAGCAGACACTGGCTTAGTGCATCTCAGAAGTACAGTTATATAAGCAAGAGTGAGTGAATAAGCAATGCAATTGAGGCTGCTCACACTGTGTCTTGATAATGGTTCATCCTAACGCACCAGTGATATGCAGGAGTTTTGCAGGATACATAAATCTGGGTTAAAGTGCTTCCCTGCTATCACAGAacattgacccatgagcctctcgcCAGTGCAATCCCTATGAGgtcaagtttagctcatgctagcttcctctccgcttgcatgtgggaaggtcttgcagaaacctgcAGACGGTTTTCCCAggccactctggtttcctcaacccataaaactgaccttgaAATATAAAGTAAGATAAAGGGAGCCATAATATGagatttgttttatacaatGAGAACCTGTCAAGCACTCAGAAGCAGGAtcttgacgtcattttattcACTTCAGATATTGCTTTCTCAGctcatgatgacatcacagtaaTGACAAGAATGACGTTACAGTAATGACAAGAATGACGTTACAGTAATGACAAGAATGACATTACAGTAATGACAAGAATGATGTTATGACAAGAATAACGTTACAGTAATGACAAGAATGATGTTACAGTAATGACAAGAATGATGTTACAGTAATGACGAGAATGATGTTACAGTTATGACAAGAATGACGTTACAGTAATGACAAGAATGATGTTACAGTAACGACAAGACTGACGTTACGGTAATGACAAGGACTTTACACTAATGACAATAATGACATTACAGTAATGACAAGAATGAAGTTACAGTGATGACAAGACTGACATTACAGTAATGACAAGAATGACGTTACAGCAgaaagcaatacatgtacactgtaacgTGTTAGACATTACGTGGCAGTCATGTTTTGACATAACAATGGCTCAAAATCTTGTTTCACACCATCGCCACCTCcagtgataaaaaaataatatatatataaaaaatgtgtCGCCTCCCCATTGTTGTTGTGCAGTAAAAGACAGGAAGTGCTCGATTGCCTGAACAATGTTGAAGGTGGCCAGGAGTGCATGTCAGCTGTGAACACCGTTAAGGCTAACATTGAGGACTTACTGGTCAAGTCCAAAGTCTGTGAGAAGATCGGAGGTAAGTTTCTCGTGGATTGTTGGGCATCCTTAAGAAAGTGCAAATGtatttctttaacctttttgcatgtttgctaagtgtttattcaagcatattatcAACCATAAATGCGCATAAATtatactgaaagttgctctttcatacatgaaaatgttgaggaaatgTTGAGGGTAGTTTATTCATACTTTATATTCCTTTCTTTCCATCTTTCTCAGCCACACACTTTCCTCGCCACACACTTTAATCCCAGCGTCAGAAAttacatgaaaaaagaaatatatttaacaaaattgaTAAATACACGAGTGAAACAGTGATAAAAGTTACAAGATTCTATGTACGGTTGTGCCCTACAACTTGTATACCGATATATTGCAACCATTATTAGGGAATATATCCAGTGCTAGAACTTGATGCTTGCCTGTTTGCCCTGGGCAAGTGAAAACACCCGTGGGCAAGCaaaatgtgacctgtcaaaaacaaCTATTGCAggatcacatttactacaaCACAGGTGTCTGAAGTGGAGTTTCACAAAAAATTGAGCTGTGAACATTTGTGAATTTAAGAAGTTTCTTAAGGAAAGAGGTATCATTTGTTCCTCTGGAACACGgctgagacaggtgatcggttaattaatgtcagcaaaggCTGCCTCACATTTTGCACAAGTTACAAGATTCAGAGGGACTGTTTTTTACCTTCAACAACGAAAAAGACCAAAATCAAAACTCTCCTATTATGTTTATTTGGCAATTTCTCTGAATTCTGACTTTATAGAATCTGTGAAAATGTACAGAATACGTGGTTCCAACTATTGGTTAAAATCCTTTAAAGTACTTGAGTTCTATTGCAAGGCTTTTAGAGACCTTAGAAGTCCATGCGAATGGccaaaagttacatgtatttcttcatttttggggGGATTTCTTTCTGGTAATTTATTCTTTAAACATACTTCATGTTAAACATAATTTTACATCACTTGTGAATGTTTTAATTCAAccattaaataaatttgttattgAAAGGAATAGTCCTTGAAAGGAATGTAAACCGTATGATATTAGGACCTTGAGTGCTGTAAATACAAGACATTAGGACCTTGAGTGCTGTAAGTACAAGATATTAGGACCTTGAGTGCTGTAAAGTATATGATATTAGGCCTTTCTAAGTGCTGTAAAACCTATTGGACTGTGGAAGAGCTTGGAAAATATAGGACATTAAGTCCTTGAAAGTGCTGGAAAACACAATATTAGGTCCTTGAAAGTGATGTAAAACATGGAACCCGAGACCCTGTAAGAAGTTATGAGAAAAAAGGATCTTAAGTTTTCATAACAATCTTTGATTCCAGAAATAGAGAAGTATTCTGAATGCTTTTCCAAGCCTGACATTACAAGTCGATGTCCTCCAAAAAACAAAGTAGACCCAGAAAACATGTGCGAGTGAgtagttttgattgatttgatgatGTTCAAATCCACCAAGTGAgtagttttgattgatttgatgatGTTCAAATCCACCAAGTGAgtagttttgattgatttgatgatGTTCAAATCCACCAAGTGAgtagttttgattgatttgatgatGTTCAAATCCACCAAGTGAgtagttttgattgatttgttgatgTTCAAATCCACCAAGTGAGTAGTTTGGATTGATTTGATGATGTTTAAATCCACCAAGTGAgtagttttgattgatttgatgatGTTTAAATCCACCAAGTGAgtagttttgattgatttgatgatGTTCAAATCCACCAAGTGAGTAGATTGGATTGATTTGTTGATGTTTAAATCCACCAAGTGAgtagttttgattgatttgatgatGTTCAAATCCACCAAGTGAGTAGTTTTGATTGATTTCATAATGTTCAAATCCACCAAGAGAgtagttttgattgatttgatgatGTTCAAATCCACCAAGTGAgtagttttgattgatttgttgatgTTTAAATCCACCAAGTGAgtagttttgattgatttgatgatGTTCAAATCCACTAAGTGAGTAGTTTGGATTGATTTGATGATGTTTAAATCCACCAAGTGAgtagttttgattgatttgttgatgTTTAAATCCACCAAGTGAgtagttttgattgatttgatgatGTTCAAATCCACCAAGTGTGTAGTTTTGATTGACTTGTTGATGTTCAAATCCACCAAGTGAGTAGTTTGGATTGATTTGATGATGTTTAAATCCACCAAGTGAGTAGTTTGGATTGATTTGATGATGTTCAAATCCACTAAGTGAgtagttttgattgatttgatgatGTTTAAATCCACCAAGTGAgtagttttgattgatttgttgatgTTCAAATCCACTAAGTGAgtagttttgattgatttgatgatGTTTAAATCCACCAAGTGAGTAGTTTGGATTGATTTGATGATGTTCAAATCCACCAAGTGAGTAGTTTTGATTGACTTGTTGATGTTCAAATCCACCAAGTGAGTAGTTTTGATTGACTTGTTGATGTTTAAATCCACTAAGTGAGTAGCTAAGATTAATTTATGGGTgtttaaagtgtacataaagtaaaaaaaaataatgtatactTTTCAAgacattagaattttttttagatagtgggttttttttttagatgtgaTCCAAAAAAGCCTCCATATTTTATCCtgcctttaatgtttttctggTGAAGTAATACCTGACGTTAAAACCCCAAATGAGTAGCTTTGATTGGTTTGTTAGTGTTTAAATCCACCAAATGAGTAGCTTTGATTGGTTTGTTAGTGTTTAACCTCGCCAAAGGAATAGTCTTATTCTTTCTTGCAGAAATCTTGAAGAGGATACAATGTGCTTGGCGAAGAGGGTGAAGGACATTTGTGGCGAGAAGCAGAGCGAGGTCATGTACTTCCTGTCTCGAGCCATCGCAAGGAACATTGCAAACGCTCAAGGAAAGACTTGCTCAGGTGCGCCATGCCATGAATATTTCTAAAACTCTAGGAAAAACGTGTCCTGATAGGCTGTGGCAAGGAACATTCCTATCAAACTCTaaaggaaaatgtttttctggTTGGCCATAGTAAGGAACAGGGCTAAATCTCCAGCAAAAAAACTAGCTCTGGATAGCCATGGCAATGAACAGGGCTAAATCTACAGGAAAAAAACTAGCTCTGGTTAGCCAGGGCAGGTAACAAGGCTAAATCTCCAGGAAAAAAACTAGTTCTGGCTAGCCATGGCAAGGAACAGGGCTGAATCTCCAGGAAAAAAACTAGTTCTGGTTAGCCAGGGCAGGTAACAAGGCTAAATCTCCAGGATAAAAACTAGTTCTGGTTAGCCATGGCAAGGAACAGGACTAAATCTCCAGGAAAAAACACTAGTTCTGGTTAGCCAGGGCAGGTAGCAAGGCTAAATCTCCAGGATAAAAACTAGCTCTGGTTAGCCATGGCAATGAACAGGGCTGAATCTCCAGGAAAAAAACTAGTTCTGGTTAGCCATGGCAAGGAACAGGGCTAAATCTCCAGGAAAAAAACTAGTTCTGGTTAGCCAGGGCAGGTAACAAGGCTAAATCTCCAGGGTAAAAACTAGTTCTGGTTAGCCATGGCAAGGAACAGGGCTGAATCTCCAGGAAAAAAACTAGTTCTGGTTAGCCATGACAAGGAACAGGGCTAAATCTCCAGGAAAAAACACTAGTTTTGGTTAGCCATGACAAGGAACAGGGCTAAATCTCCAGGAAAAAACACTAGTTTTGGTTAGCCATGACAAGGAACAGGGCTAAATCTCCAGGAAAAAACACTAGTTTTGGTTAGCCATGGCAAGGAACAAGGCTAAATCTCCAGGAAAAAACAATAGTTTTGGTTAGCCATGGCAAGGAACAGGGCTAAATCTCCAGGAAAAAACACTAGTTTTGGTTAGCCATGGCAAGGAACAGGGCTAAATCTCCAAGAAAAAACACTAGTTTTGGTTAGCCATGGTAAGGATAGTGGTAAAAACTTGCCTTGATAAAGCATACCAAGGAACCCACTAACTCTCAAGGAAAAACTTTTTCTGGTGTTCCGGAACGTGGAACATCACTAACtttgaatgaaagaaaacatgcaGACCATGGAAAGGAACATTGGTAGGTTTTGTAAACCATGGAAGGGAACGTCATCAGTTCTCGTGTAAACGTTGGTTCTGTGGTAAGGTCAGTCTTTATATGTAATGGCTCTTGAATAACTGAAGATcatttggttagcacgctagtgcagtgtaatgactcaggagcctctcatcaatgtggttgctgtgagttcaagtccagttcatgctggcttcctcactggccatacgtgggaaggtctgtcagcaacctgtggatggctgtgggttttccgtgggctctgcccggtttccacccaccataatgctggctgccatcttataagtgaaatattcttgagtacggcgtaaaacaccaatcaaataaataaatgaatgaataactgagTAGAACAAGTTTTGACAAGGAACATCACTTACTTTCATGGAAGCTTATTCTGGTAAGATTCAGAGTGTTTTTAtgcctgaattttttttttttttttgtaatttcagGACTTGGAACTAACAGTGTGGACAAGTTGGGTATGTTACCGTCTATGTTCttcatgtgtttatatatatatatatatatatatatatatatatatatatatataacattagGAATGTAATTGgccaaaatttcatccatgaccaaGTTTGCGCTTTTTCCGTTTTGATTCTGCGAGTTCTTAGATCTAAAAACTTAAGGTTGTTTGagttttgtttggaaggtaggttTGTTTGACGTCCTACTAGAAATGAGCATGGTTTAGCTCCAGTGTAATATTTAGTGTCTTATTTACTTCAACATGTGTTATataaccaaaataaaaacatctgaCCCTTGAACCTCACGTCACAGCATTTCTGAACAACAGGGCAGAGACAGTGTGAGCAAGCCAATTCAGGCGACTCATTATGTTCAGATAGAATTGAGTTTTATCCTGAGACTTCTTCATGTACTACTTTATAATCATAGCCGTAGGTGTTCAGTaatcacaataataataatgaagaagTCAGGGcatcacaataataataacgaTGAAGTCAAGGCATCTCAATAATAGTAATGATGAAGTCAAGGCATCtcaataataatgaagtcaaggcatcacaataataataatgaagtcaaggcatctCAATACTAGTAATGATGAAGTCAAGGCGTCtcaatagtaataataataatgaagtcaaggcgtctcaataataataataatgaagtcaaggcatcacaATAATAATAGTGATGAAGTCAAAGCATCACAATAATAGTAATGATGAAGTCAAAGCATCACAataataaatatagctgtcagGGACAGCGATGCCGGGTTTCAAGCCAGTAGGGCcggtatgtgcatgtatgcgcATATACCATAGAAGTGGATCCCTGTGCACTAGAAACGGCAAGAAGTGTACTGTTCGCCGAGTACCTGGTGAATTGCAACACTTTCAATGTCGCTGTATAGTACTTAAGAGCATTCCACTCATGACTGGCAAAAAACTATGAACACCCATATTCACACAATATTCTGTGATTAAACCAGAAAAATGTACAAGGATATCAGCAGAGTCAAAAGGGCTCCGAACTACTCAGGATGGTATGCTTACAATATTTCTAAATtcaaaaaaaatacacatcgccggaaaataaaataagaccATGATCATGCTTTGGACAATAGTTGAAGGCGGGCATGTTTTTTCGCTTTTTCAGCACAGCTCAGTGATGTTCAGCACATGTTGAGTACATATATAGCGCTTTTGCACTCAGTGATATTCAGCTTTAACAcctctgtaacagttttctgtcacgagACTTCCAAAACATGGTgtaaattgcgctttttcgcacTTTGATGGCAAGTGGCGGCAAAATGATAAGTCATGCAAAAGAAACAAGCCccgattcatgatcaggacctCAAACTACGTCGGGTAGCATGCTGTCAACATTTCCACCTTCATCCTGGTCATAAacgcatttaaaatgcattatataacatggggacatcaaagtgccaaatatagtaaatcagcctttggaaaatatttcaagcactgcaactcccacatttattaagACACTTCGACGATTTTccgcacacatacagtacagatatagccctttgcactcagcCATTTTCAACCTTACAGCTATGACCATTTTGTGTCATGTAAAGTGCCAAACGGAGTTAATCCagctttggacaatatttgaaggcgtGCAATGTCAATGATGTTCAGAACACGTAGGGTACAAATATAGCGCTTTGCATTCAGTGATAATCAGCCTTACAGCTATAGCCATTTTGTGACCTCCCTGTAGATGCTGTATTTTGGTGAGGGTAGCTCAAAGATTTTTAGCACACGTAAAGAACATGTATAGCACTATTCATTGGGCAATCTTCAGCTTTACAGctttaacagttttctgtcaagtCATTTGCAAAAATGGCGGAAAATGCGACTTTTCACACTTCGATCGCAGTTTGCAACAAAAATATGCATCGTAGCAAAGAAATAAGATCAGATTtgtgatcaggacgtcaaactaggTCGGGTAGCTGGCTGTCAACATTTCTACTTTCATCTTAGTCATAAACACATTTATAATGCATTGTATAACATagggacgtcaaagtgccaaatcaacaatttttcaagcactgcaactcccaTATTGAATAAGCCATTTAAAAGATTTTCCGCACTCACAGAATCCACACAAAGCCCTTTGcactcagccattttcagctCTGCAGCTATAGCCGTTTTGTGTCACATGACTTCCAAAAATGGGGGGAAATTGCAACTTTTCGCACTTTGATGGCAATTTGCGACAAAAATATGCACTATTGGAATAAAATAAGACCAGATTTGTGATCAGGAAATTACGTCAGGTAGCATATTTAAAAGattcaaaatttttgatttgAGACAACATCACTTCCGTTTCCAGTTTTTTCCTGACATATTGCATTCTGCCTCTGTCAAAGTAATTCACAGTGAACAGTTGTTCCTTGTAGAGAATGTCAGGTCATTCTGATGTTAAGTTCAGAAGAAAATGCTTCCCAAAACTTTTAGTAGCAACCCAACATGGCAGCTGGGTCACGTGACCTGGGACACCTAAACTTTTATTCATATAAAAGACAGTCCCCACTTCTACTACCTAGTTAAATTTCACGCATTTCTGCCATGCTAATTTAGCCGCAGAAGTTCTTCAATTTTGAAACTTGTTAAAATAGCCGTTTTCGTTTTGGGATGTACGACTTCCGGTTTGCTGACTTCACTTTCGGTTAtgccataatgttggtcgccgtggtataagtgaaatattcttgagtacggtgtaaaacaccaatcaaataaattaataaaacaatgaaCATAAAAGGAGGAATAGAGACATTTAATGATTTTGATGATCTTACTGATGCTAAAATTAGTGGCAAATAATCATTCCTGACTGCAGAAAAGGCGTGTGTCTGAAGCTGTATTTTTAGGGTTGACACAAGTGTATACTTAAAGTGACATTTTGGTGAGAAAACGAATTgcgtagaaatattacaatgatcTGAAAGTAAATCATCTGTTTTCCATTTGTATGAGTGTACAAAGTAGCCGATGGATTTTAAAGTAGGGTTATCATAGAAATACATTGATAGAGTAGAAAACATTGTAATAGATGTATGAATACTATTCTAACGGTGCATGGAAATTGATTGGAAAGTGATAGGCCTTCCTGCAGGCAGTTACCCCTACTGGTGAATTCCAATGGCAGTCTCGCAACATTTCTGCAGACCTCAGATAC
It includes:
- the LOC135462791 gene encoding uncharacterized protein LOC135462791, with the translated sequence MNFLAQAFVSSVCFTALLHVSVGQSDSQCMVDMGKCTMVYKTATAQRFGNVNGLVELCSKRQEVLDCLNNVEGGQECMSAVNTVKANIEDLLVKSKVCEKIGEIEKYSECFSKPDITSRCPPKNKVDPENMCENLEEDTMCLAKRVKDICGEKQSEVMYFLSRAIARNIANAQGKTCSGLGTNSVDKLVSVSMVVLGLLSLFVGTLAVN